In the genome of Candidatus Hydrogenedentota bacterium, the window ATCTCGGGCACGGTCTCGTGGGAGGCCGCCGCCGTTGCCGGGGAGGGCGGCGGTGTATTGGATGCCCACAGCGAAACATACATGGATGCGCGCGAGGGGCTCGCAAACTCGCGCATACGATTCGAGCGCGACAAGGAAGGACGGGTCGCTTTTCTGGGAGGTTCAATCACCACGCAAACCGGCTGGCGTGATCATACCTGCGATACATTGAAGAAGCTGTTTCCTGACACCAGATTTGACTTCCTGAACGCGGGAATCGGAGGAACGGATTCAACCTTCGGAGCGATGCGCTTCGAGCGCGACGTGTTCAAGAATGGCCCCGTCGACTTGCTCTTTCTCGAGTTCGCGGTGAACGACGAAGGCGGCGGCCCCGGCGACGTCCACCGGATGCGTGCCATGGAAGGGATCATTCGCCATGCGCGGAAACTCAACCCCAATATCGATATCGTCGTGCAGTATCTGGCGGATACGGGAAAGGTGGCGGCCATTGACCAGGGAGGCGTATCGCCCGCCGTCGCCGACCACGACGTAATTGTCCGCTACTACAACTTGCCTGTCATCTACAACGCCAAAGAGGTTGCGCATCGCATTGCCAAGGGCGAGTTCGCCTGGGAAGGATTCTCCGGGGATTCCTGTCATCCAAACGCTTTTGGTCATGAATTGTACGGAACCTTTGTGGCCGGGCTTTTGGCAGCCGCGTGGCCTGGCGC includes:
- a CDS encoding SGNH/GDSL hydrolase family protein is translated as MRSHALCLAGCVCVMVISGTVSWEAAAVAGEGGGVLDAHSETYMDAREGLANSRIRFERDKEGRVAFLGGSITTQTGWRDHTCDTLKKLFPDTRFDFLNAGIGGTDSTFGAMRFERDVFKNGPVDLLFLEFAVNDEGGGPGDVHRMRAMEGIIRHARKLNPNIDIVVQYLADTGKVAAIDQGGVSPAVADHDVIVRYYNLPVIYNAKEVAHRIAKGEFAWEGFSGDSCHPNAFGHELYGTFVAGLLAAAWPGALSPDARIAPHDMPPALDPLNYENGRLVNPSEAEVVSGWQRDPAWKAEKTCNYGGPVDVLAGLEPGAELRLKFNGSLVGISGIAGMDAGVIEYSIDGGPFQKKDLFDHYCTRFHRPVCHILGEAFATGEHQLVLRIAEERNEKSEGHAVRILDFVCN